In the Silurus meridionalis isolate SWU-2019-XX chromosome 6, ASM1480568v1, whole genome shotgun sequence genome, one interval contains:
- the kirrel1a gene encoding kin of IRRE-like protein 1a isoform X2, translating to MQGALLQLLVSLALCSHPVWMARFSQEPADQSVVLGQRVVLSCVVFNYSGIVQWTKDGLALGIGEDLRAWPRYRVLRLVDVGQYNLEISSAELSDDSLYECQATEAALRSRRAKLTVLIPPDEPVIEGSPEILFTAGVSYNLSCVSRGAKPPAVIEWQKDGVPIEGAVSTTEVLTDRKRVTTRSFLPVIPVDTDTGKNFTCMATNLAVPLGKRTSVTLNVHHPPVVVLSIEPRSVLEGERVTFTCQATANPQVMGYKWAKGGVELLGARESVFVTKADHSFFTEPVSCLVFNAVGSTNVSILVDVHFGPILVVEPKPVTVDMDSDVTLNCKWAGNPPLTLTWTKKGSSMVLSNNNQLYLKSVSQADAGQYVCKAIVPRIGVGETEVTLTVNGPPIISSEPVQSAVRGEKGEVKCYIASTPPPDKIVWAWKENVWEKEKGTLPERYTVEQSKPSSDGGAVLFTLTINNVMESDFQSTYNCTAWNMFGSGSMIINLKETEIVPVGIIVGSTVGCSILLLLCLLALVLFLYRQRKGSRRGVTLGKPDIKVETINKETHSLEEDSASVSTASRMVKAMYSPFKDDIDLKPDLRSDTLDTRQDYEIKDPTNGYYNVRASTHDEGRPASRSMHYSDYRTSTAPGGAATVSGSSGTGATAGPGTPSSLAPGSRAGCYDPRPPSRLSYAQFNTFSRPSQSQQPPPSSGPQTGDFPAECSLLDSAPQLPYENYSYPSHYPTYRLGFAPPSLAPLESGAAYEIYGVGPGVSVGGSAATPESGLGKYGSSTRFSYTSQHSDYSHRHTQRMQTHV from the exons ATGCAGGGAGCGCTGCTGCAGCTCCTCGTCAGTCTGGCGCTCTGCTCTCACCCGG TGTGGATGGCCCGGTTCTCTCAGGAGCCAGCAGATCAGTCGGTGGTTCTGGGCCAAAGAGTGGTCCTGTCCTGTGTGGTCTTCAATTACTCAGGCATTGTGCAGTGGACCAAGGATGGACTTGCTTTAGGCATTGGAGAAGACCTTCGAG CTTGGCCTAGGTACCGTGTGTTGCGGCTGGTGGATGTCGGGCAGTACAATTTGGAGATCTCATCGGCCGAACTCTCAGATGACTCTCTTTATGAGTGCCAGGCAACAGAGGCTGCCCTGCGCTCTCGCAGAGCCAAACTCACTGTTCtta TTCCCCCTGATGAGCCAGTTATTGAGGGTTCCCCAGAGATCCTTTTCACAGCAGGGGTTTCCTACAACCTGAGCTGCGTGTCACGTGGCGCCAAACCCCCTGCAGTTATAGAATGGCAAAAAGACGGAGTCCCTATAGAGGGGGCAGTCAGCACAACA GAGGTGCTAACCGATAGGAAGCGAGTCACCACGCGCAGCTTCCTACCTGTCATCCCAGTGGACACAGACACAGGAAAGAACTTTACATGCATGGCCACCAACTTGGCTGTGCCCTTGGGCAAGCGCACCTCTGTCACCCTCAATGTGCACC atcctcctgtggtgGTGTTGTCCATTGAACCACGTTCTGTGCtggaaggagagagagtgaCGTTCACCTGCCAAGCCACTGCCAACCCCCAAGTTATGGGTTACAA ATGGGCTAAGGGCGGTGTGGAGCTCCTGGGTGCGAGAGAGAGCGTGTTCGTCACTAAAGCTGACCACTCTTTTTTCACTGAGCCTGTTTCTTGCCTAGTGTTCAATGCTGTGGGGAGCACCAACGTCAGCATACTGGTGGACGTCCACT ttGGCCCTATATTGGTGGTAGAGCCAAAGCCAGTGACAGTGGACATGGACTCAGATGTCACATTAAACTGTAAGTGGGCAGGCAACCCCCCTCTCACCCTCACATGGACAAAGAAGGGGTCCAGTATG GTGCTGAGCAACAATAACCAGCTGTATTTAAAGTCAGTGAGTCAGGCTGATGCTGGCCAATATGTGTGTAAGGCCATAGTGCCCAGGATCGGCGTGGGAGAAACAGAGGTCACTCTCACTGTCAATG GTCCTCCCATTATATCCAGTGAGCCAGTCCAGTCTGCAGTCAGAGGAGAGAAAGGCGAGGTCAAGTGTTACATCGCCAGCACTCCTCCACCGGACAAGATT GTGTGGGCGTGGAAGGAAAACGTGTGGGAAAAAGAGAAGGGAACTTTACCAGAACGCTACACGGTGGAGCAGAGTAAGCCGTCCTCTGATGGAGGAGCGGTGCTGTTTACTCTCACCATTAACAACGTCATGGAATCCGACTTCCAGTCCACTTACAACTGCACAGCCTGGAACATGTTCGGCTCAGGATCCATGATCATCAATCTGAAGGAGACTG AAATTGTTCCAGTGGGTATCATTGTTGGCAGCACTGTTGGCTGCTCCATACTGCTACTGCTCTGTCTGCTTGCATTAGTACTGTTCCTATATCGCCAACGGAAAGGAa GTCGCCGTGGGGTCACACTCGGTAAACCTGACATCAAGGTTGAGACGATAAATAAAGAAACCCACAGCTTAGAGGAAGACTCAGCCAGCGTCTCCACAGCAAGTCGCATGGTCAAGGCTATGTACTCG CCTTTTAAAGATGACATTGATCTCAAACCAGACCTACGCAGTGACACCTTGGACACACGTCAGGACTATGAGATCAAG GACCCGACAAACGGTTACTACAATGTGCGAGCCTCCACCCATGACGAAGGCCGTCCTGCCTCTCGCTCCATGCACTACTCTGACTATCGCACCTCTACTGCACCCGGTGGTGCTGCAACTGTTAGCGGTAGCTCAGGCACCGGAGCAACGGCAGGTCCTGGAACACCTAGCAGCTTGGCTCCTGGGTCACGAGCCGGCTGCTACGACCCTCGACCTCCTTCCAGACTCAGCTATGCCCAGTTTAACACCTTCAGCAGACCAAGTCAGTCTCAGCAGCCTCCGCCCAGCTCCGGGCCTCAGACAGGCGACTTTCCAGCTGAATGTAGTCTCCTAGATTCAGCACCACAGTTACCATATGAGAACTACAGCTACCCTTCGCATTACCCAACGTATCGCCTCGGCTTTGCTCCTCCCAGCCTCGCTCCATTAGAAAGCGGCGCAGCGTACGAGATTTACGGCGTGGGGCCGGGTGTAAGCGTCGGAGGCAGTGCTGCGACCCCGGAGAGCGGACTCGGGAAGTACGGTAGCTCCACGCGCTTTTCCTACACCTCGCAGCATTCCGACTATTCCCACCGACACACGCAGAGGATGCAGACGCACGTGTGA
- the kirrel1a gene encoding kin of IRRE-like protein 1a isoform X1, translating to MQGALLQLLVSLALCSHPVWMARFSQEPADQSVVLGQRVVLSCVVFNYSGIVQWTKDGLALGIGEDLRAWPRYRVLRLVDVGQYNLEISSAELSDDSLYECQATEAALRSRRAKLTVLIPPDEPVIEGSPEILFTAGVSYNLSCVSRGAKPPAVIEWQKDGVPIEGAVSTTEVLTDRKRVTTRSFLPVIPVDTDTGKNFTCMATNLAVPLGKRTSVTLNVHHPPVVVLSIEPRSVLEGERVTFTCQATANPQVMGYKWAKGGVELLGARESVFVTKADHSFFTEPVSCLVFNAVGSTNVSILVDVHFGPILVVEPKPVTVDMDSDVTLNCKWAGNPPLTLTWTKKGSSMVLSNNNQLYLKSVSQADAGQYVCKAIVPRIGVGETEVTLTVNGPPIISSEPVQSAVRGEKGEVKCYIASTPPPDKIVWAWKENVWEKEKGTLPERYTVEQSKPSSDGGAVLFTLTINNVMESDFQSTYNCTAWNMFGSGSMIINLKETEIVPVGIIVGSTVGCSILLLLCLLALVLFLYRQRKGSRRGVTLGKPDIKVETINKETHSLEEDSASVSTASRMVKAMYSFLPSVTLSPSSQPFKDDIDLKPDLRSDTLDTRQDYEIKDPTNGYYNVRASTHDEGRPASRSMHYSDYRTSTAPGGAATVSGSSGTGATAGPGTPSSLAPGSRAGCYDPRPPSRLSYAQFNTFSRPSQSQQPPPSSGPQTGDFPAECSLLDSAPQLPYENYSYPSHYPTYRLGFAPPSLAPLESGAAYEIYGVGPGVSVGGSAATPESGLGKYGSSTRFSYTSQHSDYSHRHTQRMQTHV from the exons ATGCAGGGAGCGCTGCTGCAGCTCCTCGTCAGTCTGGCGCTCTGCTCTCACCCGG TGTGGATGGCCCGGTTCTCTCAGGAGCCAGCAGATCAGTCGGTGGTTCTGGGCCAAAGAGTGGTCCTGTCCTGTGTGGTCTTCAATTACTCAGGCATTGTGCAGTGGACCAAGGATGGACTTGCTTTAGGCATTGGAGAAGACCTTCGAG CTTGGCCTAGGTACCGTGTGTTGCGGCTGGTGGATGTCGGGCAGTACAATTTGGAGATCTCATCGGCCGAACTCTCAGATGACTCTCTTTATGAGTGCCAGGCAACAGAGGCTGCCCTGCGCTCTCGCAGAGCCAAACTCACTGTTCtta TTCCCCCTGATGAGCCAGTTATTGAGGGTTCCCCAGAGATCCTTTTCACAGCAGGGGTTTCCTACAACCTGAGCTGCGTGTCACGTGGCGCCAAACCCCCTGCAGTTATAGAATGGCAAAAAGACGGAGTCCCTATAGAGGGGGCAGTCAGCACAACA GAGGTGCTAACCGATAGGAAGCGAGTCACCACGCGCAGCTTCCTACCTGTCATCCCAGTGGACACAGACACAGGAAAGAACTTTACATGCATGGCCACCAACTTGGCTGTGCCCTTGGGCAAGCGCACCTCTGTCACCCTCAATGTGCACC atcctcctgtggtgGTGTTGTCCATTGAACCACGTTCTGTGCtggaaggagagagagtgaCGTTCACCTGCCAAGCCACTGCCAACCCCCAAGTTATGGGTTACAA ATGGGCTAAGGGCGGTGTGGAGCTCCTGGGTGCGAGAGAGAGCGTGTTCGTCACTAAAGCTGACCACTCTTTTTTCACTGAGCCTGTTTCTTGCCTAGTGTTCAATGCTGTGGGGAGCACCAACGTCAGCATACTGGTGGACGTCCACT ttGGCCCTATATTGGTGGTAGAGCCAAAGCCAGTGACAGTGGACATGGACTCAGATGTCACATTAAACTGTAAGTGGGCAGGCAACCCCCCTCTCACCCTCACATGGACAAAGAAGGGGTCCAGTATG GTGCTGAGCAACAATAACCAGCTGTATTTAAAGTCAGTGAGTCAGGCTGATGCTGGCCAATATGTGTGTAAGGCCATAGTGCCCAGGATCGGCGTGGGAGAAACAGAGGTCACTCTCACTGTCAATG GTCCTCCCATTATATCCAGTGAGCCAGTCCAGTCTGCAGTCAGAGGAGAGAAAGGCGAGGTCAAGTGTTACATCGCCAGCACTCCTCCACCGGACAAGATT GTGTGGGCGTGGAAGGAAAACGTGTGGGAAAAAGAGAAGGGAACTTTACCAGAACGCTACACGGTGGAGCAGAGTAAGCCGTCCTCTGATGGAGGAGCGGTGCTGTTTACTCTCACCATTAACAACGTCATGGAATCCGACTTCCAGTCCACTTACAACTGCACAGCCTGGAACATGTTCGGCTCAGGATCCATGATCATCAATCTGAAGGAGACTG AAATTGTTCCAGTGGGTATCATTGTTGGCAGCACTGTTGGCTGCTCCATACTGCTACTGCTCTGTCTGCTTGCATTAGTACTGTTCCTATATCGCCAACGGAAAGGAa GTCGCCGTGGGGTCACACTCGGTAAACCTGACATCAAGGTTGAGACGATAAATAAAGAAACCCACAGCTTAGAGGAAGACTCAGCCAGCGTCTCCACAGCAAGTCGCATGGTCAAGGCTATGTACTCG tttttgcCCTCTGTgaccctctctccctcctctcagCCTTTTAAAGATGACATTGATCTCAAACCAGACCTACGCAGTGACACCTTGGACACACGTCAGGACTATGAGATCAAG GACCCGACAAACGGTTACTACAATGTGCGAGCCTCCACCCATGACGAAGGCCGTCCTGCCTCTCGCTCCATGCACTACTCTGACTATCGCACCTCTACTGCACCCGGTGGTGCTGCAACTGTTAGCGGTAGCTCAGGCACCGGAGCAACGGCAGGTCCTGGAACACCTAGCAGCTTGGCTCCTGGGTCACGAGCCGGCTGCTACGACCCTCGACCTCCTTCCAGACTCAGCTATGCCCAGTTTAACACCTTCAGCAGACCAAGTCAGTCTCAGCAGCCTCCGCCCAGCTCCGGGCCTCAGACAGGCGACTTTCCAGCTGAATGTAGTCTCCTAGATTCAGCACCACAGTTACCATATGAGAACTACAGCTACCCTTCGCATTACCCAACGTATCGCCTCGGCTTTGCTCCTCCCAGCCTCGCTCCATTAGAAAGCGGCGCAGCGTACGAGATTTACGGCGTGGGGCCGGGTGTAAGCGTCGGAGGCAGTGCTGCGACCCCGGAGAGCGGACTCGGGAAGTACGGTAGCTCCACGCGCTTTTCCTACACCTCGCAGCATTCCGACTATTCCCACCGACACACGCAGAGGATGCAGACGCACGTGTGA
- the LOC124388075 gene encoding uncharacterized protein LOC124388075 encodes MFCGYWTVMRVMCFSVALAGVFTEQDCVTGVGNPGLDQSAMEPAPTIEIIRKGEDLHFHSSPPKLEYPQCWKHRFEYTKCNEDPIQVCATYERNWTATVQYDVACRYAVKVQALFDEQYCGKDYYNSEISEPVYFGNNSDLDLPFTVAMIAIPVIMCACLIVAMLLFRRHKEKFLPKVPSPANFLKDMFDNNKEMTKVLYVGELYVPNEEVEEAIHVEPKTASQILINKT; translated from the exons ATGTTTTGCGGATACTGGACTGTCATGCGTGTCATGTGTTTTTCCGTCGCTTTGGCTGGGGTTTTCACTGAACAAG ATTGTGTGACAGgcgttggtaacccaggcctcgaccaatccg CGATGGAACCAGCACCCACAATTGAAATCATTAGGAAAGGAGAGGATCTCCATTTTCACTCTAGCCCCCCTAAGTTAGAATACCCTCAATGTTGGAAACATAGGTTTGAGTACACAAAATGCAATGAA GACCCAATCCAAGTATGTGCAACTTATGAAAGAAACTGGACAGCCACAGTACAATATGATGTTGCTTGCAGGTATGCTGTTAAAGTGCAAGCATTATTTGATGAACAGTACTGTGGGAAAGACTACTACAACAGTGAAATAAGCGAACCTGTGTATTTCG gtaACAATAGTGATTTAGATTTGCCATTTACTGTGGCTATGATTGCCATCCCTGTAATAATGTGCGCTTGTCTCATCGTTGCTATGTTGCTGTTTCGGAG acacaaagaGAAGTTTCTCCCCAAAGTTCCCAGTCCAGCAAATTTCTTAAAGGATATGTTTGACAATAACAAAGAAATGACAAAG GTCCTGTATGTGGGAGAACTCTATGTACCTAatgaggaggtggaggaagcGATCCATGTGGAGCCAAAAACTGCATCACAGATTCTAATCAACAAAACCTGA